A stretch of Crossiella cryophila DNA encodes these proteins:
- a CDS encoding lipocalin-like domain-containing protein: MTTEASLVGRWRLDWYRELDVATGATLSDPFGPNPNGRLLYTARGHMSVHLARTDGQTHGVDYYFGYTGTYTLDGDQVVHKLEISSHPDLTGAEQRRGFKFEGDRLTLSTPEYVVDGRARVAALCWVRS; the protein is encoded by the coding sequence ATGACTACCGAGGCGTCCCTGGTCGGGCGGTGGCGGCTGGACTGGTACCGCGAGCTGGACGTGGCGACCGGGGCCACGCTCAGCGATCCGTTCGGGCCCAACCCCAACGGCCGCCTGCTCTACACCGCGCGCGGGCACATGTCGGTGCACCTGGCCCGCACCGACGGCCAGACCCACGGCGTGGACTACTACTTCGGCTACACCGGCACCTACACCCTGGACGGGGATCAGGTGGTGCACAAGCTGGAGATCAGCTCGCACCCCGATCTGACCGGGGCCGAGCAGCGGCGCGGATTCAAGTTCGAGGGCGACCGGCTGACGTTGAGCACGCCGGAGTACGTGGTGGACGGGCGCGCGCGGGTGGCCGCGCTGTGCTGGGTGCGGTCCTGA
- a CDS encoding ArsR/SmtB family transcription factor yields the protein MPTQPAPTEPPPPGQATEPTPAQLRASADTFALLASPVRLHLVWLITHGPYDVGTLARRVGIGIATASQHLTKLRLAGVISAHRDGRRQLYTVDDPHVITLIQQIFDHIAPDGSLAPDPPLAARD from the coding sequence ATGCCGACACAGCCCGCACCCACCGAGCCGCCGCCCCCCGGCCAGGCCACCGAGCCGACCCCCGCGCAGCTGCGTGCCAGCGCCGACACCTTCGCCCTGCTGGCCAGCCCGGTCCGCCTGCACCTGGTCTGGCTGATCACGCACGGCCCCTACGACGTGGGCACGCTGGCCCGCCGGGTCGGCATCGGCATCGCCACCGCCTCCCAGCACCTGACCAAGCTGCGCCTGGCCGGGGTGATCTCCGCGCACCGGGACGGCCGCCGCCAGCTCTACACGGTGGACGACCCGCATGTGATCACCCTGATCCAGCAGATCTTCGACCACATCGCGCCGGACGGATCCCTGGCCCCCGACCCGCCGCTCGCCGCTCGCGACTAG
- a CDS encoding sodium:proton exchanger, with translation MSSKLVRPLAVCVALTLPALIVRFGGLHPSPLAALLLFGAAVVAASFLLAWAAEAAQADISGGLAIAILAVIAVLPEYAVDLYFAYSAGTDPSQVAYAAANMTGSNRLLLGLGWSLVVLLALFVARRRTGRSVRELVLGSNYRVELGFLAIAAVVAFVIPATGQISLLLGCALLGLFGFYLWKVSRSEASEPHLVGPAAVIGALPRRARRSLVIGLFVFAAVVVLASAEPFAHGLIATGRQLGVDEFLLVQWLAPLASESPEFIVAILFALRGHGEAAIGTLISSKVNQWTLLVGSLPVAYLLGGGGAGGLQLDARQIEEFLLTATQTLLGVTALLALRFPRWSAWTLLGLFAVQFALPGQTARYVLCGVYLVLAVAALIRNRAHVLPTLAAPFRRQAAVAEQPRELVRG, from the coding sequence GTGTCCAGCAAGCTGGTCCGGCCGCTCGCCGTCTGCGTGGCCCTCACCCTGCCCGCGCTGATCGTCCGCTTCGGCGGCCTGCACCCCTCGCCACTGGCCGCGCTGCTGCTCTTCGGCGCCGCGGTGGTGGCGGCCTCCTTCCTGCTGGCCTGGGCAGCCGAGGCCGCGCAGGCCGACATCTCCGGCGGGCTGGCCATCGCCATCCTGGCCGTGATCGCGGTGCTGCCCGAGTACGCGGTGGACCTGTACTTCGCCTACAGCGCGGGCACCGACCCGAGTCAGGTCGCCTACGCCGCGGCGAACATGACCGGCTCCAACCGCCTGCTGCTCGGCCTTGGCTGGTCGCTGGTGGTGCTGCTGGCCCTGTTCGTGGCCCGCCGCCGCACCGGCCGGTCCGTGCGCGAACTGGTGCTCGGCTCGAACTACCGGGTCGAACTGGGTTTCCTGGCCATCGCCGCGGTGGTGGCCTTCGTCATCCCGGCCACCGGCCAGATCTCGCTGCTGCTCGGCTGCGCCCTGCTCGGCCTGTTCGGTTTCTACCTGTGGAAGGTCTCCCGCTCGGAGGCGAGCGAACCGCACCTGGTCGGCCCGGCCGCGGTCATCGGCGCGTTGCCCCGGCGGGCCCGGCGGAGCCTGGTGATCGGCCTGTTCGTCTTCGCCGCGGTGGTGGTGCTGGCCAGCGCGGAACCCTTCGCGCACGGGCTGATCGCCACCGGCAGGCAGCTCGGCGTGGACGAGTTCCTGCTGGTGCAGTGGCTGGCCCCGCTGGCATCGGAGTCCCCGGAGTTCATCGTGGCCATCCTGTTCGCCCTGCGCGGGCACGGCGAGGCCGCCATCGGCACCCTCATCTCCAGCAAGGTCAACCAGTGGACCCTGCTGGTGGGCAGCCTGCCGGTGGCCTACCTGCTGGGTGGCGGCGGCGCGGGCGGCCTGCAACTGGACGCCCGCCAGATCGAGGAGTTCCTGCTCACCGCCACCCAGACCCTGCTCGGCGTCACCGCGCTGCTGGCCCTGCGCTTCCCGCGGTGGTCGGCGTGGACGCTGCTGGGGTTGTTCGCGGTGCAGTTCGCGTTGCCGGGGCAGACGGCTCGGTATGTGCTGTGCGGGGTGTACCTGGTGCTGGCGGTGGCGGCGTTGATCCGCAACCGGGCGCATGTGCTGCCGACGCTGGCCGCGCCGTTCCGGCGGCAGGCGGCGGTGGCCGAGCAGCCGCGGGAGCTGGTGCGGGGGTAG
- a CDS encoding DUF2510 domain-containing protein → MNQPLTTRPAAWLPDPLDEGLIRYWDGGRWTFHTAVRPVAAPAAPRPPEPAPRQAPALRPDVAAALERVRGALVGSMKEVNLLGEHLRREERVLALTGAHGEGHGVLACTNQRLLFLFVGLVRRQFAEVNWNQAKAVVYDRASRTFAVYTTRPTKRAVPAIAVRVANLADAQAVAHAAESASAAPRLDVT, encoded by the coding sequence GTGAACCAGCCCCTGACCACCCGCCCGGCCGCCTGGCTGCCCGATCCCCTTGACGAGGGGCTGATCCGCTACTGGGACGGCGGCCGGTGGACCTTCCACACCGCCGTCCGCCCGGTCGCCGCCCCTGCCGCACCCCGGCCACCCGAGCCCGCGCCACGGCAGGCGCCCGCGTTGCGACCCGATGTGGCCGCGGCCCTGGAGCGGGTGCGCGGCGCGCTGGTGGGGTCGATGAAGGAGGTCAACCTGCTCGGTGAGCACCTGCGCCGGGAGGAACGGGTGCTGGCGCTCACCGGCGCGCACGGCGAGGGGCACGGGGTGCTCGCCTGCACCAACCAGCGGTTGCTCTTCCTGTTCGTCGGCCTGGTCCGCAGGCAGTTCGCCGAGGTGAACTGGAACCAGGCCAAGGCCGTGGTCTACGACCGGGCGAGCCGGACCTTCGCCGTGTACACGACCCGCCCGACCAAGCGGGCGGTGCCCGCGATCGCGGTGCGGGTCGCCAACCTGGCCGACGCCCAGGCCGTGGCGCACGCGGCGGAGTCCGCCTCGGCCGCGCCCCGGCTGGACGTCACCTGA
- a CDS encoding DUF4041 domain-containing protein, with amino-acid sequence MALFGNKDNAEIAGLQQQLAAAHGMIGELRGWVGQLRGAETAALEAELRGLRTAVTEAKREYADLATARQQAHDEALRWRARLVETRELALLQEVGVYEYAHPLDDAVAYKDAIGELKQRIKAAARGDAVTCQVDWAVNGSVKEGQRLGRDMAKLMLRAYNAEADNAVRVVKPHTRESVLKRLSTTRETIGKLGVLMRIAISADYHRLRLKEIELTSDYLARVEVEREQARAERERLREEAKVMKDIERERARLAKERSHYASVVARLEAKGDLDGLARAREQLASVDDAIAGVEQRAANVRTGYVYVISNVGAFGPDVVKIGLTRRLDPMDRVRELGDASVPFRFDVHALFFAEDAVALETELHQRLSHRRVNLVNPRREFFYATPAEVRDLLTAMGDKHILEYTDTAEAVEWRASDPARRQASGPARTDVGADGDLSSDGGE; translated from the coding sequence CGCCGGTCTGCAACAGCAGCTGGCCGCCGCGCACGGCATGATCGGGGAACTGCGCGGCTGGGTCGGCCAGTTGCGCGGCGCGGAGACCGCGGCGCTGGAGGCCGAACTGCGCGGCCTGCGGACCGCGGTGACCGAGGCCAAACGCGAGTACGCGGATCTGGCCACGGCCCGCCAGCAGGCCCACGACGAGGCCCTGCGATGGCGGGCGCGGCTGGTGGAGACCCGGGAGCTGGCGCTGCTGCAGGAGGTCGGGGTCTATGAGTACGCGCACCCGCTGGACGACGCGGTCGCCTACAAGGACGCCATCGGCGAGCTGAAGCAGCGGATCAAGGCCGCGGCCAGGGGTGACGCGGTGACCTGCCAGGTCGACTGGGCGGTGAACGGCTCGGTCAAGGAGGGCCAGCGGCTCGGGCGGGACATGGCCAAGCTGATGTTGCGCGCCTACAACGCCGAGGCGGACAACGCGGTGCGCGTGGTGAAACCGCACACCCGCGAGTCGGTCCTGAAGCGGCTGAGCACGACCAGGGAGACCATCGGCAAGCTCGGCGTGCTGATGCGCATCGCCATCTCCGCCGACTACCACCGGCTGCGGCTCAAGGAGATCGAGCTGACCAGCGACTACCTGGCGCGGGTCGAGGTGGAGCGGGAGCAGGCCAGGGCGGAGCGGGAGCGGCTGCGCGAAGAGGCCAAGGTGATGAAGGACATCGAGCGGGAGCGGGCCCGGCTGGCCAAGGAGCGGTCGCACTACGCGAGCGTGGTGGCCCGGCTGGAGGCCAAGGGCGATCTGGACGGGCTGGCCAGGGCGCGCGAGCAGCTCGCCTCGGTGGACGACGCGATCGCCGGGGTCGAGCAGCGCGCGGCCAACGTGCGCACCGGGTACGTCTACGTGATCTCCAACGTCGGCGCGTTCGGCCCGGACGTGGTCAAGATCGGCCTGACCCGGCGGCTGGACCCGATGGACCGGGTGCGCGAGCTGGGCGACGCCTCGGTGCCGTTCCGCTTCGACGTGCACGCGCTGTTCTTCGCCGAGGACGCCGTGGCCCTGGAGACCGAGCTGCACCAGCGGCTGAGCCACCGGCGGGTCAACCTGGTCAACCCGCGGCGGGAGTTCTTCTACGCCACCCCGGCCGAGGTGCGGGACCTGCTGACCGCCATGGGCGACAAGCACATCCTGGAGTACACCGACACCGCCGAGGCCGTCGAGTGGCGGGCCTCCGACCCGGCCCGGCGGCAGGCGAGCGGCCCGGCGCGCACCGACGTCGGCGCGGACGGCGACCTCTCCAGCGACGGCGGTGAGTGA